A single genomic interval of Halomonas sp. GT harbors:
- the hsdR gene encoding type I restriction-modification system endonuclease, with protein MASSNFEFLEHHDELLVRLAQTAEACFVSDPNTTLIKMRQLGEELAKTIASRLGVASGSDVKQIDLLRELDNTLRLDQQVKDAFHSLRKLGNCAAHDLTSSNHRDALKALQVGHALAMWFHVQFGGAKALGFKTKAFIKPEDPSARVRDLEEKILELQKQHLSTKDRLTQTEALKEAEALKVQAERQRAERMSAESRVWEEVATEHEATLEEYRAKMNAANILYRKAFTQQAPEVQAVQISNVEKSTLQLNEAETRVLIDEQLIEAGWEADSVNLKYSAGARPIPNQNRAIAEWPTASGPADYVLFIGLMPVAVVEAKKSARNVYGSIDQAKRYAKGLQEKGAFTVEELYGEFRVPLAFATNGRPYLKQLEQESGIWFLDVRDDTNRRRALNGWYSPQEIKTYLRQTPQQAEDELEAMGFDYHLALRDYQIEAIRATETRIKQGETAALIAMATGTGKTKTAIAMVYRFLKAERFRRILFLVDRSALGVQATDDFGEVRLENLNTFAETFDVMGIAPNKTPKATPDDATKVHVATVQGLVKRILYPADGTAKPGVGQYDCIIVDECHRGYLLDRELSDTEQMFRDQKDYQSKYRSVIDYFDAFKIGLTATPALHTTEIFGAPVFTYSYTEAVLDGYLNDHLPPIRIRTKLSEEGISYKVNEQVTVYDVANNKIDTYNTPDELNFDVSDFNRKVIAPEFTSVVTRWLIESDSINPYSPAKTLVFCVTDKHADDVVEAFKTAIEHYHGEVEDDAVQKITGASDKPLEKIRSYKNDRLPNIAVTVDLMTTGIDVPAICNLVFLRRVNSRILFEQMLGRATRLCPDIGKGPFRIYDAVDIYKQLENVNTMKPVVTKVDLAFKDLEDEMKRDSAPEHQDLARKQFISKLQVKKNYLLPEQADKFEIIAGKSPGEFARELKNMPVSQLAEWFTDNPGLGELLDTTVTSGGGGWRPNVVIHDGSDKIAGITTGYGEGQKPEDYLKAFEAYINANSNRLAALQTVINRPWELTRQSLKELAVELERNKFREQDLQVAWRELTQEEIAAKIIGFIRQAALGEPLIPWEQRVDNALETILQSQPWKTPQRDWLKLIAKQMKATIIVDEAALNQGPFKAQGGIKRANKLFDQPVTDILTQFNQALWA; from the coding sequence GTGGCCAGCAGTAACTTCGAATTCCTGGAACATCACGATGAGCTTCTGGTTCGTTTGGCACAGACCGCTGAAGCCTGCTTTGTTTCTGATCCCAATACCACGCTGATTAAAATGCGCCAGCTTGGTGAAGAATTGGCGAAAACCATCGCTTCACGGTTGGGGGTAGCATCAGGAAGTGATGTGAAACAGATCGATTTACTGCGAGAGCTTGATAATACCCTTCGTTTGGATCAACAGGTAAAAGATGCTTTCCATAGCTTGAGAAAGTTGGGTAATTGCGCCGCACACGATTTGACCTCGTCCAACCACAGGGATGCGCTGAAAGCGCTTCAGGTGGGGCATGCGCTTGCCATGTGGTTTCATGTCCAATTTGGTGGTGCAAAAGCTTTGGGCTTTAAAACCAAGGCTTTCATAAAGCCCGAAGACCCCTCTGCCAGAGTCCGAGATCTTGAAGAAAAGATTCTGGAACTTCAGAAACAACATCTTTCAACCAAAGACCGCCTAACCCAGACCGAAGCCCTGAAAGAAGCCGAGGCCCTGAAAGTCCAAGCAGAAAGACAGCGTGCTGAACGCATGTCCGCCGAAAGCAGGGTGTGGGAGGAAGTGGCCACTGAGCATGAAGCGACCCTTGAAGAATACCGGGCCAAAATGAATGCCGCGAACATCTTGTACCGTAAGGCATTCACCCAGCAGGCGCCTGAAGTGCAAGCGGTACAAATCAGCAATGTTGAAAAGTCCACACTGCAGCTCAACGAAGCGGAAACACGTGTCCTAATTGACGAGCAACTCATTGAGGCTGGCTGGGAAGCTGATAGCGTCAATCTCAAATATTCCGCTGGCGCACGGCCAATTCCCAATCAAAACCGGGCTATTGCTGAATGGCCAACAGCTTCCGGCCCCGCCGACTATGTCCTGTTCATCGGCCTGATGCCTGTAGCCGTTGTAGAGGCCAAAAAGAGCGCCAGAAACGTTTATGGCAGCATCGATCAGGCCAAGCGTTATGCCAAGGGTCTTCAGGAGAAAGGTGCGTTTACCGTTGAAGAGCTTTATGGCGAGTTTCGTGTGCCGCTGGCCTTCGCAACCAATGGCCGTCCGTACCTGAAACAGCTGGAGCAGGAAAGTGGTATCTGGTTTTTGGACGTGCGCGACGATACCAACCGACGTCGAGCACTAAACGGTTGGTATTCGCCACAGGAAATAAAAACCTATCTCCGGCAAACCCCTCAGCAAGCTGAAGATGAGCTGGAGGCCATGGGGTTCGATTATCATCTTGCCTTGCGCGACTACCAGATCGAGGCCATTCGAGCGACTGAAACCCGTATCAAGCAAGGAGAAACTGCGGCCCTTATAGCCATGGCAACCGGGACAGGCAAAACCAAGACGGCTATTGCCATGGTCTATCGATTTCTCAAGGCTGAGCGCTTTCGCCGTATCCTGTTTTTGGTGGATCGCTCTGCACTGGGCGTACAGGCAACCGATGATTTCGGTGAGGTTCGACTGGAAAACCTCAATACCTTTGCAGAAACCTTTGATGTCATGGGTATAGCGCCAAACAAAACGCCCAAGGCGACACCGGATGATGCCACCAAGGTTCACGTTGCCACCGTGCAGGGTCTGGTCAAGCGAATCCTTTACCCGGCTGATGGCACGGCCAAGCCCGGTGTTGGCCAGTATGACTGCATCATTGTCGATGAATGCCACCGGGGCTATCTGCTGGATCGTGAGCTTAGCGATACCGAGCAAATGTTTCGTGACCAGAAGGACTACCAGTCAAAGTATCGCAGCGTTATCGACTACTTCGATGCTTTCAAGATCGGACTGACCGCTACGCCCGCCCTGCACACGACCGAGATTTTTGGCGCCCCTGTTTTTACCTACAGCTACACAGAAGCCGTGCTGGACGGCTATCTCAATGACCACCTTCCACCCATCCGAATACGTACAAAGCTCTCTGAAGAGGGTATCTCCTACAAGGTGAATGAACAGGTAACGGTTTACGACGTCGCCAATAACAAGATCGATACCTATAACACGCCCGATGAATTGAACTTTGATGTCAGCGATTTCAACCGTAAGGTGATTGCTCCCGAGTTCACGAGCGTTGTCACCCGATGGTTGATCGAAAGCGATTCGATCAATCCCTATTCACCGGCGAAAACACTGGTCTTTTGCGTAACAGACAAGCATGCCGATGATGTAGTTGAAGCGTTCAAGACCGCCATTGAGCATTATCATGGTGAAGTGGAAGATGACGCCGTACAAAAGATCACTGGTGCCAGTGACAAGCCTCTGGAAAAGATTCGCAGCTATAAAAATGATCGACTGCCTAACATTGCCGTCACCGTTGATTTGATGACGACAGGAATAGATGTTCCTGCCATCTGTAATCTGGTGTTTCTGCGCCGGGTGAACAGTCGGATTCTGTTTGAGCAGATGCTGGGGCGCGCCACTCGGCTATGCCCTGATATCGGTAAGGGGCCATTCCGAATCTATGACGCCGTAGATATCTACAAGCAGCTGGAAAACGTGAACACCATGAAGCCGGTGGTCACTAAAGTTGATCTTGCCTTCAAAGATCTTGAAGACGAGATGAAGCGGGACAGCGCTCCTGAGCATCAGGACCTTGCCCGGAAGCAGTTTATCTCAAAGCTTCAAGTCAAAAAGAACTACCTGCTGCCAGAGCAGGCTGACAAATTTGAAATCATTGCAGGCAAGTCTCCCGGTGAGTTCGCTCGTGAGCTCAAGAATATGCCTGTCTCACAACTCGCCGAATGGTTTACTGACAATCCAGGACTCGGTGAATTGCTTGATACCACCGTTACCAGTGGCGGTGGGGGCTGGAGACCTAATGTAGTGATTCATGATGGCAGTGATAAGATAGCGGGTATCACTACGGGCTATGGCGAGGGACAAAAACCGGAAGATTATCTGAAGGCTTTCGAAGCTTATATCAACGCCAACAGTAATCGACTGGCTGCTCTACAGACCGTGATCAACCGCCCGTGGGAGCTCACCCGCCAGAGTCTGAAGGAGCTCGCCGTCGAGCTGGAGCGCAATAAGTTTCGCGAACAGGATCTTCAGGTCGCATGGCGTGAACTAACACAGGAAGAAATAGCCGCGAAGATCATTGGGTTTATTCGACAAGCGGCGCTGGGCGAGCCTCTAATCCCTTGGGAGCAACGGGTGGATAATGCGCTGGAAACGATTCTCCAGAGCCAGCCCTGGAAGACCCCCCAGCGTGATTGGCTTAAGCTGATCGCCAAGCAGATGAAGGCCACCATCATTGTGGATGAGGCCGCGCTGAATCAGGGGCCATTTAAAGCTCAGGGCGGTATCAAACGCGCCAACAAGCTTTTTGATCAGCCCGTTACCGATATCCTCACACAGTTTAACCAAGCGCTCTGGGCATGA
- a CDS encoding restriction endonuclease subunit S: MSELESPNSSWARASLGELSKVKSGVGFPKKYQGQSSGDYPVYKVGDISRAVTQGQGKLNAANHYVTTDEAAALKGAIFRTGSTLFAKIGEAVKLNRRAFVICPGLADNNVMAVIPLLHESDRYLHYFLRTVDLSEVSRSTTVPSVRKGDIEELRISLPPLAEQKAIADKLDTLLAQVENTKVRLECIPQILKRFRQSVLAAAVSGRLTEEWRSGDTPEQDFKKLGDAGVTVKTGPFGSALHKSDYVYGGIPVINPMHISEGIITPSESMTISQQKYLSLEAWHLRKGDIVVGRRGEMGRAAVVGSDEDQLCGTGSMLLRAGKNALPKYLEIILRSPTAVSYFNSASVGSTMVNLNQKVIKNLEVYFPPLKEQTEIVRRVDQLFAHADRIEQQVNQALARVNNLTQSILAKAFRGELTEQWRKDNPELISGENSAEALLEKIKAERAAKAPTKRTRKKAFS, from the coding sequence ATGAGTGAACTCGAATCTCCCAATAGTTCTTGGGCCAGGGCTTCGCTGGGAGAACTAAGCAAAGTAAAAAGTGGGGTAGGCTTTCCCAAGAAATACCAGGGCCAAAGTTCCGGCGATTATCCCGTTTACAAAGTCGGGGATATCTCACGGGCCGTGACCCAAGGCCAAGGCAAGCTCAACGCGGCAAATCATTATGTGACGACGGATGAAGCGGCAGCATTAAAGGGGGCGATTTTTCGTACTGGATCAACACTGTTCGCAAAAATCGGAGAAGCCGTTAAGTTAAACCGTCGAGCCTTCGTAATTTGCCCTGGCCTCGCAGACAACAACGTTATGGCAGTTATTCCGCTCCTGCATGAGTCGGATAGGTATCTGCACTATTTTCTACGCACCGTAGATCTTTCTGAAGTTTCGCGATCAACAACAGTGCCATCAGTAAGAAAGGGCGACATAGAAGAGCTGAGAATCTCACTTCCCCCCCTCGCCGAACAAAAAGCCATCGCCGACAAACTCGACACCCTGCTGGCTCAAGTGGAAAACACCAAAGTCCGCCTTGAGTGCATCCCGCAAATCCTCAAACGCTTCCGCCAATCCGTGCTGGCAGCGGCGGTGAGTGGACGGTTGACGGAAGAGTGGCGATCAGGAGATACCCCTGAACAAGATTTCAAAAAACTCGGGGACGCCGGAGTAACAGTCAAGACTGGGCCTTTTGGCAGCGCTCTCCACAAGTCAGATTATGTGTATGGGGGAATACCGGTCATCAACCCTATGCATATATCAGAAGGGATTATCACTCCTTCTGAGTCTATGACAATCTCACAACAAAAGTACCTTAGCCTTGAAGCTTGGCACCTTCGAAAAGGCGATATCGTTGTTGGTCGTAGAGGCGAAATGGGAAGAGCAGCCGTTGTAGGTAGCGATGAAGACCAACTATGTGGAACAGGTTCTATGCTTCTGCGGGCTGGAAAAAACGCATTACCTAAATATCTTGAGATTATACTTAGATCCCCGACTGCTGTTAGTTACTTTAATTCAGCATCCGTTGGCTCGACTATGGTCAACCTCAATCAGAAGGTTATTAAAAACCTTGAGGTTTATTTCCCACCTTTAAAAGAACAAACCGAAATCGTCCGCCGCGTCGATCAACTCTTCGCTCACGCCGACCGCATTGAGCAGCAGGTCAATCAGGCGCTGGCGCGAGTGAACAACCTCACCCAATCCATCCTCGCCAAGGCGTTTCGTGGCGAGCTGACCGAGCAGTGGCGCAAAGATAACCCCGAGCTAATCAGCGGCGAGAACAGCGCCGAAGCACTGCTGGAAAAAATTAAAGCAGAACGGGCGGCCAAAGCGCCAACAAAACGGACAAGAAAGAAAGCATTTTCATGA
- a CDS encoding class I SAM-dependent DNA methyltransferase, with product MNTPNLVAKLWSLCNLLRDDGVTYHEYITELTYLVFLKMVEETGQDELLPADNTWTDLENQNAASRLEFYKKMLIDLGGHGSRITQTIYNNAHTVIRKPATLDKLVTEIDKLDWYSARQEGLGDMYEGLLEINASEKKSGAGQYFTPRVLINAMVELMKPTLDDVIVDPTAGTGGFLISAHHHIGANNDVEALDEAAYDRYQHKTFYGMEFVPDTRRLALMNLMLHDIAIDDHHAGILFGDTLSNEGKQLPKASLLLANPPFGTKQGGGIPTRDDLLFYSSNKQLAFLHLMYHVMLKPGGRAAVVLPDNVLFEAGQGAQVRHDLMEKCNLHTILRLPTGIFYAAGVKTNVLFFSKPEDPTQDKGNTQNVWVYDLRTNMPSFGKRTPFTDKYLEPFEAVFGDDPNGQSPRQEGEWSFNAEEIAVDPDATDENQGVSDERLAKSRWRCFSREWIRDTKGDSLDISWLKDSDSVDAADLPEPSVLAGEAMSELVQAMGELDSLMRELGAEEEADGTRILLKEVLGEVNS from the coding sequence ATGAACACCCCGAACCTCGTCGCAAAACTCTGGAGCCTTTGTAATCTGTTGCGTGACGATGGCGTGACCTATCACGAATACATTACCGAGCTGACCTATCTGGTCTTTCTCAAAATGGTGGAAGAGACCGGGCAGGATGAACTGTTGCCAGCCGATAATACCTGGACGGACCTGGAGAACCAGAACGCGGCCAGCCGGCTGGAGTTCTACAAGAAAATGCTGATTGATCTTGGCGGCCATGGCTCAAGGATCACGCAGACGATCTATAACAATGCCCACACCGTCATCCGCAAGCCAGCGACGCTGGATAAACTGGTCACTGAAATCGACAAGCTCGATTGGTACAGCGCCCGCCAGGAAGGTCTGGGTGACATGTACGAGGGGCTGCTTGAAATCAATGCCAGCGAGAAGAAATCCGGCGCAGGTCAGTACTTCACTCCGCGTGTACTGATCAATGCCATGGTCGAACTGATGAAGCCGACCCTGGACGACGTGATTGTGGACCCGACGGCCGGTACCGGTGGTTTTCTTATCAGCGCCCACCATCATATTGGTGCCAATAACGACGTCGAGGCGCTGGATGAAGCGGCCTATGATCGTTACCAACACAAGACCTTTTATGGCATGGAATTTGTGCCGGACACCCGCCGCCTAGCATTGATGAACCTGATGCTGCATGACATCGCCATTGATGATCATCACGCCGGCATCCTGTTTGGCGATACGCTCAGTAATGAAGGAAAGCAGCTCCCCAAAGCGTCGCTGTTGCTCGCCAACCCGCCCTTTGGCACCAAGCAGGGTGGCGGCATCCCAACTCGGGATGATCTACTATTTTACAGCAGTAACAAGCAGTTGGCCTTCCTGCATTTGATGTATCACGTGATGCTCAAGCCCGGCGGCCGCGCCGCGGTGGTGCTGCCGGACAACGTACTGTTCGAGGCCGGCCAAGGTGCCCAGGTACGCCACGACCTGATGGAGAAGTGCAACCTGCACACCATTCTCCGCCTGCCCACCGGCATCTTTTATGCCGCGGGTGTCAAAACCAATGTTCTATTTTTCTCTAAGCCTGAAGACCCCACTCAGGACAAGGGCAACACACAAAATGTCTGGGTGTATGACCTGCGCACCAACATGCCGAGCTTCGGCAAGCGCACGCCCTTTACTGACAAATACCTTGAGCCATTCGAGGCCGTATTTGGTGACGACCCCAACGGCCAAAGCCCGCGGCAGGAAGGCGAGTGGTCATTCAATGCCGAGGAGATCGCCGTTGACCCTGACGCCACAGACGAGAACCAGGGCGTGAGTGACGAGCGCCTCGCCAAATCCCGCTGGCGCTGCTTTAGCCGCGAGTGGATTCGCGACACAAAGGGGGATTCGCTGGATATCAGCTGGCTAAAGGACAGTGACAGCGTGGATGCCGCTGACCTGCCCGAACCCAGCGTACTGGCTGGCGAAGCGATGAGCGAGCTGGTGCAAGCGATGGGTGAGCTGGATAGCTTGATGCGCGAGTTAGGGGCAGAGGAAGAGGCGGATGGGACCAGGATCTTGCTGAAAGAAGTCTTGGGCGAGGTGAATTCATGA
- a CDS encoding DUF3800 domain-containing protein, translating into MSQKKQNGESHHQLPLFEFDEDNLEKVRQHRPSAGEQESEFSKFVVYVDESGDHSLKSIDQTYPIFVLAFCIFHKRHYSEVIVPALQKFKFNHFGHDQVVLHENEIRRRKGLFNRFRNADHQNAFLKELTQIIEFSNFVLISATIDKRALGKQNVEDNAYHIALGICMETLHQFLREKGEHTKKTHVVVECRGNQEDKELELEFRRICDGNNRLNQPLPFEILFADKKVMSSGLQLADLVARPIGLMTLRPDQPNRTFDTLKYKFYCEGGRDCTGAGYEGYGMQIFPYPKSEKPR; encoded by the coding sequence ATGAGCCAGAAGAAGCAAAACGGCGAATCACACCATCAGCTTCCATTATTCGAGTTCGATGAGGATAATCTTGAGAAAGTTCGTCAGCATCGACCTTCTGCTGGCGAACAAGAATCAGAGTTCAGCAAATTTGTCGTTTACGTTGATGAAAGCGGGGATCATAGCCTTAAAAGTATTGATCAAACCTACCCAATCTTCGTTCTCGCCTTCTGTATATTCCACAAACGGCATTACAGTGAGGTTATCGTTCCGGCACTTCAGAAGTTCAAGTTTAATCATTTCGGCCATGATCAAGTCGTCCTACACGAAAATGAAATCAGGCGTCGAAAAGGACTTTTCAACCGGTTCAGAAATGCAGATCATCAAAACGCCTTTCTGAAGGAGCTAACGCAGATCATTGAGTTCAGTAATTTCGTACTGATCAGCGCGACCATCGATAAGCGGGCGCTTGGCAAACAGAATGTTGAGGATAATGCCTATCATATCGCGCTGGGGATATGCATGGAGACCCTGCATCAGTTTCTGAGGGAGAAAGGCGAGCATACCAAAAAGACACATGTGGTGGTGGAGTGCCGCGGCAACCAGGAAGATAAAGAGCTTGAACTGGAATTCCGCAGAATCTGTGACGGCAATAATCGGTTGAATCAGCCCCTGCCTTTTGAAATATTGTTCGCGGACAAAAAAGTGATGTCATCCGGTTTGCAGCTTGCTGATTTGGTTGCACGCCCCATCGGCTTGATGACACTCAGACCCGATCAGCCAAATAGGACTTTTGATACGCTGAAATACAAATTCTATTGCGAAGGTGGTCGAGACTGCACGGGAGCAGGTTATGAGGGGTATGGAATGCAGATTTTCCCTTATCCAAAAAGCGAAAAACCCCGATGA